Below is a genomic region from Desulfobacter sp..
TGACAGTATTGGATACGTTGATCCCCAGAAAGCGGTCCGGTTGTGGGAATCAATCAAACACAACAAAGTCGGAATCAGTTATACTGAATCCTCCTTTGATACCAAAAAGATCCGGGATTATCTCAAGAGTTTTAAAAAGGCCGACTTGGCCCTTCCGACCATCATTGTCATTGATGGTCTGGACTTTGATTCTGACCTGTCTGAAATCCTGGAAGACTTAAACCAGCTCAACAAAGAATTTTCCATTTTCACCTGGCTTTCAATGAAAAGTCACCGGGAAGAACCCTTGAGCAATGACGGATTCCCGGTTCAGTTGGCAACCCATGAAACCCAGATCGACAAAGCCATTTTTCTCATGCCCGTGGACAATAAAATCCAAGCGGTTGTGCTCAAAGACGGTGACAAGACAGACCAAAAATTCACTCTTGATCCGGCCACCATGATGCCAATGGATTAAAGATAAAGCCCAGGACTGTTAAAATTAAAACACCCGCAGATTTTCATAGATCTGCGGGTGTTTTATATTAAATCAGACTGTTCTTTTTTTAGGGCTGTTTAATCATAACAGCATCAAATTCAACCACCAGAAGGGTTTGCATATTTCTTGACACAGGGTAAAGCCCTGTCAGTTCAAAGCCATTCTCCCTGAAGCAGGAAAGGGATTCAATATAGTCAGGCATGTTTTCATAAATGGGAATCACCGATATTTCAGACTGGATCCCCTGTATATTTTGAATGCTCTGTTCTGCCCCTTTGAACACCTCCAGATCAAACCCCTGGGTATCCATTTTCAAAAAGATATTTCTTTTTTCCCCCAGATCCCGGACCAGAAATTCAAAGACCTGATCAAGAGCTTTTACCTGGACCTGCTCCTGGGCCATGGCTGAAAAATCCGTTGCCCAGATCTCTTTTGCCCCGTCGGTCACATCCAGAAAAGAGGCAAAATCATTGGATCGAGGCACATTAATGGTCAGGACTTTGTCCTCAGGTCCCAGGGCAAAATTATGGGCGATCCATTTTTTGTCATTGCCGATGGTCTCTTGGAGTGCCTTGTAACATCTTTTCACCGGCTCAAAAGAGATGATATGCCCCTTATATCCCATCTGCCTGAGCATTGTCCCATACCCCCCGTTATTGGCCCCCACATCAAGGACCAAATCTATGGACAGGGCATCAAACAATATCTTTAAATGGGATTCAATTGTGGGATGGTATTTGTTGATCTTTAAAATCTCAAACCCACAGGCATTGATAATTTTTCGTGGAAAATTCATTAGGACTCAGGATATAAGACAGGAACACGGGGTTTGTCAACACTTTACAAAAATATTCACCCGGCATCCTCCCATTTGACCGGGGGATGATTACCCCCTTCCGTTTGCCCGACTAAACCCAGAGCCGGATGAAATTTTCAATGGCCTTGAACACCCTTTCCTTGCCTTTTCCCAGAAGAATACCATGGCGCTGGAAATCAAAAAGATAATACTCTTTGATGTCTGAGCCGATTTTGTTGAACAGCTTTAAACTGCCCTTGGCACTGACCACAGGATCCTGCCTGGACTGGACCACCAGAACCGGTTTTGACAAGGTCTTAAGCTTGGGGACCAGCTGATCCATGAGCCTTTCCAGTTCATGAATTCCAACGATGGGATTTCGCAGATAATTAATATGGGGATTTTCAGGCTGATTTTCAATAAATTCCTTTGCCCCGGCAGTCAGGCGCAACTTTTTGACCACGGCATTCCAGGTGTCAATGACGGGAACAAAATACGACCCCATATCGTTGAGCTGCATGGGCGGGGCCACGGCAAAAATCGCCTGGAAATCATCCACCCTGCTGGCCAGTTCCAGGGCCAGTCCCGCACCGGTTGAAAATCCGCCCACAATAATTTTTTCACAAGAATGCCTCAGGACCACATACCCCTCTTCCACGGATTCCACCCATTGCTCATGACCGGTGGATGCAAGATCTTCGGGAGCGGTACCGTGCCCTGCAAGGCGTGGGGCATAGACTGTAAATCCTTGTTCATACAGATAATTGGCAAAGGCGGCCATCTCTCTTGGGGCGGCCATATACCCATGGATGAGCAAAACTCCGGCAACTTCATTGGTCTGCTTGAGAAACAAGGGCTTTCCCACCCGTTTGCTCTTGGACTCTTCTTCTATAAAAAAGGCTGAATATGCCCTTGAATAATCCACATTCATCTTTTCAACCAGTCTGGATCTGACCCGTTCCATGATCTGTCTGCCTGGCTGCTGTGCAATCTTTTTCAGGCAAATTTCAGCCTCTTTTACCGGCTCTACCTCGTTGGCCATGACCAGAATCGGATTTTCCAGCCGCACGGAATGAAACGGGCTCTTGGCCCCAAAACGGGTCTGATCTTTGAACATCCTGTCCCCGTCAATGCGGACCACCAAGGTTTTCTTGGCCAGAGATAAAAACCGGCCCACCCGGTCAAACCGGTCATTGGTCAGCAAATGGATCTGGTTCTGATAAAAACTGTCTGACACATTGCACAGCCGGTTCAATACCAGGCAAGTGATGGCGTAATATACCTTGCACCGGAACTCATAAATGTATATCCCCTCCTGCTTGTAGGGAAAATGTTTGAGAATGCAGGCCATGACATGATCATAATTGATGGTGGTCATGGCGTAGACATCTGCCATATACCGCTCCATAATTTGGCTGGAAATGCTTTTAGTAACCGCTTTTGAATAAATATCACGGTTGAACCGCACCCGCCTTTTTATGGTGAGCATACTTTCAATATAGGGATCATTTAAATAGGGATAAATATCAATGGGGTCACCAAACCGGATGGTGATATCCACCCCGGAAAAAAGCATGGATCCTTCTGTCATGAGTTCGTCCATCATCCGTTTGGACGGTTCTTTCATGAGGGTATTGGCAATGGACCCTAAAATATTTTCCCGGGGATTTGCCGGATAATAAGAAATATTTACAGGGACAATAAAGGTCTTTCCTTCCAGCACGGCCTGCTCATCATCTATCTTAAGCTGTGATTTAAGCCGCTCGTATTCAAATGGATTTGTCCCGGACAAACGCCTTAGCCGCTCTTGAAAAAAAGCACACCGAAATGCCTGGACAGCGGCCCCGGTATGGGGCCGGGTCTTTTTTTCGTCTTCAACCAGGGTAAATTGATCATTTTTAATGAGTTTTTTATTTTTAACCATCATGCCTTCTGGAAAAATTATCCATTGGACCTGGCCTGACAAAAGCGTGGTTAAAATTTTTTCATCCCTGAGGGGGTCATGGGTGGAAACCCCGCCAAGCTGATCCATTAGCCCTTTGAGCACCGGAATTTCAAACAATTCTCCGGCAGCAAGGGACCAGACCTGCTTTCCGGTAATGGAATGGACATGATAGGGCATGAAAATGGTTTCAATGCGGGTAAAATGATTGGCGCAGAAAATGACCGACCCCTGGGGAATCTTTTCTTTGCCTTTGATCTGGATGGAGGCCTTTGAAAAGCCTGAAAATGTTTTTAAGGTATACCCGGAAAGCTCAAAAACAAATGGATTCATGACAAGCGTCCTTAAAGCATTGATTATTGATCCGCCTATAGTATATAATATCAGATTGGCTTTGCCGTATTGATAATTATCATACTCAATGTAAACGGTTTAGACAAACACTTTAATGCAATCTACTTTAGGGAGGATGATCATTGTATTCAAAAATTGTCATCTTGGACTTTCCAGCCCAGGTGGCCCAAAAAGCCCTGGTCTGCCAATTGGTTAAAAAATACGATCTTTTATTTAATATATTAAATGCCCAGATCTCAACCCAGCGCGAAGGTCACATGGTATTGGAAATCTCTTCGGTCAGCCGGGCCGGATTCAACAAGGGGGTGGGATTTTTAAAAAAGCAAGGGGTCCTGATCTCAACGCCTGAACACCAGATTTTCAAGGATGAAGAAATCTGCACCCATTGCGGGGCCTGCCTTGCGGTCTGTCCTACAGATGCCCTGTATATCAAACGGCCTGAGATGGAGGTCATTTTTGATAAAGAAAAATGCAGTTTATGCGAACGCTGCATTGTCACCTGTCCGACCCGGGCAATGGGGCTTTTCAGTCAAAACAAGGAAGAGATCGTCTAATGTCCTCTCCTGTGGTTGCCGTGGCCCTGAGCGGGGGAATTGATTCCCTTGTGTCGGGGTTTTTGATCAAAAAGGCATACAAAGAGGTGTTCGGCATCCACTTTACCACCGGCTATGAATCCATGCCCGTGGATACCCATGCCATTGAATCCCAGCTTGGATTTCCGATTCACATCCTGGATCTTTCCTCTGTGTTTGAAAAAGAAGTGGTCTCCTATTTTACCTCCACCTATTTATCCGGCAAGACCCCCAATCCCTGCCTGGTCTGCAACCAGAAAATTAAATTTGGCGCCCTTTTATCCCATGCCCTGGACCTGGGAGCAGATGCTTTGGCCACAGGCCATTATGCCCGGGTGCACAATGGATTTTCCGTTACCAATATGGACGAAACTTGCCCCTGGCTTGAGAAAGGAGTTGACTTGAACAAAGACCAGTCCTATTTTCTGGCCCGCCTGGGGTGTTCACAGCTTGCAAAATCGATTTTTCCTCTGGGATCCATGGATAAACCCAGGGTCAGAAAAATTGCCCATGACCAGGGTCTGGTGCCTGTTATCCCCTCTGAAAGCCAGGATATCTGCTTTATCCGGGAAAAAAATTTTGCCCAGTTCATCAACGACAAACAAGGTATCTCCCCCCTGCCCGGGCCTGTGATGGACATCACAGGAAAACAGGTAGGCACTCATAACGGCCTTCACACATTTACCATCGGCCAGAGACGGGGAATCAATATCCCGGCTTCAGAACCCTATTATGTCCGGGGGATTTGCATGGCTGACAACACCCTCCACGTCTGTTTTAAAAAAGATTTGGGCCAAAAAGAGATGGAGGTCGACCAAATCATATGGAATCATCCCCGTACAGAAACCTGCCATGATCTGATCACTAAAATACGATACGCCCACAAGGGTGCAGCCTCTGTTCTGACCCGGACCGGTCAAAGGGGCAAGGTGAAATTTAACACCCCGCAAAATGCAGTCACCCCGGGCCAGGCCGCTGTTTTTTACCGGGACAACCGCGTATTGGGAGCCGGGATTATCCAATAGGATAAACGCTTCTCTTTAAAATTTAACCCAATCATATATCCGAGCCAAATGAGCAAAAAAACATTTTATATCGAGACCCTGGGATGCAAGGTTAATCACTACGAATCTGACGGGATAGCTGCCGCACTTGAAGACCAGGGTTTTGTCCGTAACATAAAGGGACAAAAGGCAGACGTCTGCATTATCAACACCTGTGCCGTCACCTCCAAGGCAGGCATACAGTCAAGACAAACGATCCGGAGACTGATCCGGGAAAATCCTGATGCCAAAATTATGGTCACAGGATGCCACGCACAAACCGATCCCGAACTTGTGGGTAAAATCCAGGAGATTGACCAGATAATCTGTCACCAGGACAAGGCAAAACTTGCACCGTATATTGCCGCAGACTTCAACGACGAACAGGATCTCTCCTATAAAAAAACAGATCATTCTAAAAATGCCAGATTCATTGGATTTGACAAACCTGTGTCAGGGTCCATGACCCGGGCCTACCTGAAGATCCAGGACGGATGTAATGCCTTTTGCACCTATTGTATTATCCCCTATGCAAGGGGGGCTTCGGTGAGCATGCCCAAGGCCCGGGTAGCCGACCATTTAAAAGGCCTTGCCGCAAAAGGGTTCAAAGAGATCATCCTCACCGGCATCCACACAGGGCTCTACGGTCTTGACCTTGATCCCCCAACCACCCTTTCCGGCCTGGTTCAGGATATAGACAAACACAAATGGGTGGATCGCATCCGAATTTCATCAATTGAACCTGTTGAAATTACGGACGAACTCATCGACCTTGCCCGTCCGGGAAACATTCTTTGCGACCATTTCCACATCCCTTTGCAATCCGGAGACACCAAAATACTCAAACGGATGAAACGGCCCTATACCACCGGAGAATTTGAGGCTGTCGTCCAAAAAATCCACACGGCCATCCCCCATGCCAGCATCGGCATAGACATTATCATGGGATTTCCCGGCGAGACAGACCAAGCGTTTGAAACCACATATAATTTTGTAAAAAACCTGCCGGTCTCCTACCTTCACGTCTTTCCCTTTTCTCCGAGAAAAGGGACCCCAGCCTTTTATTTTAACCCCAAGGTGGAATCAAAGGTCATCAAAGAAAGATGCGCCCGGATGCGGCAGCTTGACGCTCAAAAACGCAAAGCGTTTATCCAGGTCAACCAGGGCAGAATTCTAAAAGGACTGGTCCAGCACCAAAAGGATAAAAAAACAGGGATGCTCAAGGCTGTGACCTCAAACTATATTACCCTTCTTTTTGAGGGAACAGAGGATCTCAAGGGGAAAATTGTTGACCTGGTCTATGATAACGACCATGAAAACCAGGATATCGTTGCCAGAAAAGTCAACCCCTGATGGACCATAACGGTAGATCCCTTTAATTTGAGGCGTTAAAAAAACGGGCGGTCTTTTGAATTATAATCGGTTCATCCGATTAATGCGTACCTTTTATTGTGAAGGTCCAAAAGTTTCAACCTGAAAAACTCCGAATCCCTGTATCCATAAGCTTTCCGTTTCATGGTTTTTATCTTGTTATTTGTCCCTTCTAAAGGACCTGTAGATATCCTGTAATCATAGTATGAAAGGATTCTTTGCCTGTGCACAGCCAAGGTCTTGGCAAATTTCATCAACATTGGAATTTTGGAAATATTGGCCAGATTGATCCAATTGCTGACTATCTTTTCAGCTGTTTCTTTTTTCTTTTGATTCCATATTTGCCTGAGTTCCTCTTTCATGTAGTAGACTACCAATAGCGGCTGATTTATTTTCAATGCTTCTTCTAACCGTTGGGCCTCCTTCTTGTCATCACTGAGGTTTTCGGGATTTTTTAACAAAAGCCACCGGACTCCCTTCAGAAGTTTTTGTTGCCCGGTATTGGCAAGAAGGTTGTAGAGCTTTCGCCTGAAATCCGACAGTTTCTCATTGAACAATTTAACAACATGAAATCTGTCAAAGACAATTGCTGAACCAGAAAGATTTTCAATAACAGCACTCAAGTATGCCGGGGACATATCGATGCTGACGGCTTTGATTTTTGCTTTCGATATTTTCACTTTTGTCCAAAAAGATTTCAAAGCTTCACCACCTTTTCCTTCTCCCACGTGCAGAATTCTACCGGATTCCAGATCCATCACGATGGTCAAGTATTTATGCCCTTTCCCTATGGAAATTTCATCTATGGCAATCTGCCGGACTTTCTCAAGGGGGATTTTTCGATAACGCCTCAGCAGGTCTTCTTTCTGGATCTGCTTTATCGTATCCCAGCTGATCCTTAAATGGATGGCAATATCTTTGATTGTCATGAACTGAGACAACTCCAAGACATACCGTTCAAAAGCCCGGGTATAGCTTTTCCCCTCCTGGGCAAAGGATAGTTTGATTTGCCGGACAAATTGACAGAACGAACACCAAATTCTCTGGATAGCCGTCCTGAGAATCACGGGTTTTGAACCTACCGGTATTGTTCTGAGATCTCTTGTCACAATCCCTTTCCTGGTGACGGACCTGGAATTACATTCCGGGCATTTTACCGCCTCCGGTTTTGGTATGAGTTCAAAAGTGATTATTCCACCGATGAAACGTGTTGTTTTATAAAAGTAGTCACGAAGGCCAAAGGCATGGTATATGAAGCTTGTGGACATTAATTCATTCTCCGATTTTGTGCGAATAACACAAAAAAATTAGAACATGATCATGTTCACACCATCATTTCAAGCATAAAAATCCTTACTGTGTTATTGCCTTCCCAGTGATGTTTCTCAGTCCAGGTACGCGATTTTCTGATGAACCAATCATTTGATTGCCGCAGATACTTCCTGCTTCGCTTTTCCATTTCAGGAGCATAGCGCTGAACCCATCGGTAAATGGTACTGTGATCCACAGACAAGCCCCGTTCTTGCATCATCTCTTCCAGATTCCTGTAACTCAGTTGATATCTCAGATACCAGCGAACATTCAACAGGATGATTTCTTTTTCATAATGACGCCACTTGAAAGGGTTTTCATTTTTCATACTATCTCTCTGCAAATAAATTAGTGCCAAAACGGACTTGTATCAGACATTAATAATTTTTTGCAACAGAACCTTATTCTGGCCCTGATCATGGGCTATGAGGAGAAACGAAAACAAAGTTTTGTGGACCGAATTTTGAGTATCAGCCTGGCCATGGTCACTCTTTTTTTCCTGGTCCGCACCGTGGGCCAGGGCATAATCCTTGTTTTTCCAGACCTGTTCACGCCTGGGACCTAGAAAAAGCATGATGGTAAACAGCTCCAAAAGCCCCGGCATCAAAGGATTTTTACACAATTTTTACACTCCTGCCTTGAAATCCTTTTCCGTCTCATCTATATGAGGCCCATGACTTTCAAACATCCCAACATCGCCGTGGTGTCGCTGGCCAATATTTTTCCCGGCGCTGATACACCCAAACGTTTCATCACCAATGTCCTTGAGAAAAAAGAGGCCATTATCAAAGTCCCGGGTCACAGGTGGGCAGCCCCCCCTAATGTTATGGTGGCCCAGAACGGTCAGGATTGCCCGGAAGGGCTTGCAGCATCAGACCGGGCCGGGCTGATCACAGATTTCCAATTTGACCCCCGGGGATTTCAAATTGATCAAGACCTTTTGGCAGAACTGGACCCTGTCCACCATTTGGTCTTATCAGCAGGACGCAAGGCCATGGAGCTTTGCCATATCACGCCTGAACTTAAAAAAAGCTGCGGGGTCATTTTGGCAGCCATTGCCCTGCCCACCCAGGGATCGTCCAAAATTGCCAGAAAAATTTTTTGCACCCCCACCCCCCAGTCCCTTTCTCCTGTCCATGCCATGGCCGCTTCCATGGTTTCAGCTCCGGCCGCCATCCTGGCAAGCGCCTTGGGATGTATGGGGGGCAGTTTCACCCTGGATGCCGCCTGTGCCTCTTCTTTGTTTGCAATCAAGCTTGCCTGTGAGCAATTGATCCGGCACAAGGCCGATGTCATGGTGGCCGGCGGGGTATCAAGACCTGATTCTCTCTATACCCAGGTGGGATTTTCCCAGCTGAAGGCCCTGTCTCCCACAGGCCGGTGCGCCCCGTTTGACAAAAATGCAAACGGTCTTATGGTGGGTGAAGGTGCAGGCATTGTTGTGCTCAAGCGCTTAGAGGATGCCATCACCTGCGGTGACACCATCCATGGGGTGATTAAAGGATGGGGGGTGTCAAACGATATCGAGGGCAACCTTGTGGCACCGGCCTCGGAAGGCCAGATCCGTGCCATGGCAGGGGCCTACAAAATGGCAGACTGGTCCCCTGAACAGATCCAGTATATGGAATGCCACGGATCCGGCACGGTCAAGGGCGATCAGGTGGAAGCATCCAGCATTAAAACCATTTTAGATCACTTCCAATGCCCTGATGCCGCCCTTGCCATTGGATCTGTAAAATCCATGATCGGCCATTTGCTCACCGCAGCAGGGGCTGCCGGATTTATAAAAACCCTGATGGCCATGAACCAAGGGGTTCTCCCCCCCTCCCTTCATTTCAACGCCCTGCCTGACAACAGCCCCATGAACGGATCAAATATCCGGGTACTATCAGACCCAGAGCCCTGGGAGGTGAAAACAAAAACTCGCCCGCGGCGGGCAGGAATTTCAGCCTTTGGGTTCGGCGGTATCAACGCCCATATTCTGGTTGAACAATTTAATACAGCCTCACCGGTTTACCAGGTGCCGGAACCACCAGAACCCGGAGTTCAAAAGGAGGTGGACTGCGCCATCATTGGTATGGATATTTTGTCCGGGGCAGCCAAAAATCTCAAGGATCTTGAAAAACTCATATTCGGGCAAATAAAACCAGAACCTGAATCAGGGCACCACCGGT
It encodes:
- the mnmA gene encoding tRNA 2-thiouridine(34) synthase MnmA; its protein translation is MSSPVVAVALSGGIDSLVSGFLIKKAYKEVFGIHFTTGYESMPVDTHAIESQLGFPIHILDLSSVFEKEVVSYFTSTYLSGKTPNPCLVCNQKIKFGALLSHALDLGADALATGHYARVHNGFSVTNMDETCPWLEKGVDLNKDQSYFLARLGCSQLAKSIFPLGSMDKPRVRKIAHDQGLVPVIPSESQDICFIREKNFAQFINDKQGISPLPGPVMDITGKQVGTHNGLHTFTIGQRRGINIPASEPYYVRGICMADNTLHVCFKKDLGQKEMEVDQIIWNHPRTETCHDLITKIRYAHKGAASVLTRTGQRGKVKFNTPQNAVTPGQAAVFYRDNRVLGAGIIQ
- a CDS encoding ISL3 family transposase is translated as MSTSFIYHAFGLRDYFYKTTRFIGGIITFELIPKPEAVKCPECNSRSVTRKGIVTRDLRTIPVGSKPVILRTAIQRIWCSFCQFVRQIKLSFAQEGKSYTRAFERYVLELSQFMTIKDIAIHLRISWDTIKQIQKEDLLRRYRKIPLEKVRQIAIDEISIGKGHKYLTIVMDLESGRILHVGEGKGGEALKSFWTKVKISKAKIKAVSIDMSPAYLSAVIENLSGSAIVFDRFHVVKLFNEKLSDFRRKLYNLLANTGQQKLLKGVRWLLLKNPENLSDDKKEAQRLEEALKINQPLLVVYYMKEELRQIWNQKKKETAEKIVSNWINLANISKIPMLMKFAKTLAVHRQRILSYYDYRISTGPLEGTNNKIKTMKRKAYGYRDSEFFRLKLLDLHNKRYALIG
- the mtaB gene encoding tRNA (N(6)-L-threonylcarbamoyladenosine(37)-C(2))-methylthiotransferase MtaB, producing the protein MSKKTFYIETLGCKVNHYESDGIAAALEDQGFVRNIKGQKADVCIINTCAVTSKAGIQSRQTIRRLIRENPDAKIMVTGCHAQTDPELVGKIQEIDQIICHQDKAKLAPYIAADFNDEQDLSYKKTDHSKNARFIGFDKPVSGSMTRAYLKIQDGCNAFCTYCIIPYARGASVSMPKARVADHLKGLAAKGFKEIILTGIHTGLYGLDLDPPTTLSGLVQDIDKHKWVDRIRISSIEPVEITDELIDLARPGNILCDHFHIPLQSGDTKILKRMKRPYTTGEFEAVVQKIHTAIPHASIGIDIIMGFPGETDQAFETTYNFVKNLPVSYLHVFPFSPRKGTPAFYFNPKVESKVIKERCARMRQLDAQKRKAFIQVNQGRILKGLVQHQKDKKTGMLKAVTSNYITLLFEGTEDLKGKIVDLVYDNDHENQDIVARKVNP
- a CDS encoding alpha/beta fold hydrolase — its product is MNPFVFELSGYTLKTFSGFSKASIQIKGKEKIPQGSVIFCANHFTRIETIFMPYHVHSITGKQVWSLAAGELFEIPVLKGLMDQLGGVSTHDPLRDEKILTTLLSGQVQWIIFPEGMMVKNKKLIKNDQFTLVEDEKKTRPHTGAAVQAFRCAFFQERLRRLSGTNPFEYERLKSQLKIDDEQAVLEGKTFIVPVNISYYPANPRENILGSIANTLMKEPSKRMMDELMTEGSMLFSGVDITIRFGDPIDIYPYLNDPYIESMLTIKRRVRFNRDIYSKAVTKSISSQIMERYMADVYAMTTINYDHVMACILKHFPYKQEGIYIYEFRCKVYYAITCLVLNRLCNVSDSFYQNQIHLLTNDRFDRVGRFLSLAKKTLVVRIDGDRMFKDQTRFGAKSPFHSVRLENPILVMANEVEPVKEAEICLKKIAQQPGRQIMERVRSRLVEKMNVDYSRAYSAFFIEEESKSKRVGKPLFLKQTNEVAGVLLIHGYMAAPREMAAFANYLYEQGFTVYAPRLAGHGTAPEDLASTGHEQWVESVEEGYVVLRHSCEKIIVGGFSTGAGLALELASRVDDFQAIFAVAPPMQLNDMGSYFVPVIDTWNAVVKKLRLTAGAKEFIENQPENPHINYLRNPIVGIHELERLMDQLVPKLKTLSKPVLVVQSRQDPVVSAKGSLKLFNKIGSDIKEYYLFDFQRHGILLGKGKERVFKAIENFIRLWV
- a CDS encoding FkbM family methyltransferase yields the protein MNFPRKIINACGFEILKINKYHPTIESHLKILFDALSIDLVLDVGANNGGYGTMLRQMGYKGHIISFEPVKRCYKALQETIGNDKKWIAHNFALGPEDKVLTINVPRSNDFASFLDVTDGAKEIWATDFSAMAQEQVQVKALDQVFEFLVRDLGEKRNIFLKMDTQGFDLEVFKGAEQSIQNIQGIQSEISVIPIYENMPDYIESLSCFRENGFELTGLYPVSRNMQTLLVVEFDAVMIKQP
- a CDS encoding 4Fe-4S binding protein, encoding MYSKIVILDFPAQVAQKALVCQLVKKYDLLFNILNAQISTQREGHMVLEISSVSRAGFNKGVGFLKKQGVLISTPEHQIFKDEEICTHCGACLAVCPTDALYIKRPEMEVIFDKEKCSLCERCIVTCPTRAMGLFSQNKEEIV